The Solenopsis invicta isolate M01_SB chromosome 1, UNIL_Sinv_3.0, whole genome shotgun sequence DNA segment ataaaaaaaagggaagtgTGTATGCGAGAGACGTGTGCCAGCGACGAGGCACGAGTCAGGTCTTTGGAGGACGAGGGGCCAAATTGCCAGGTAGTGGAAGAAGAGGCTAAGCGAAATCGTCGTCTATCTGCCTCCATCTCCCTCGGTGTGACATCAAAACTCTGCAACCTCCGCCACCGCTATGAATCCTGGAGCGCCCAACTATCCCATGGCCTCGCTCTATGTGGGCGACCTACACACCGACATCACCGAGGCGATGCTGTTCGAGAAGTTCTCGTCAGCTGGGCCCGTTCTGTCGATACGCGTATGTCGCGACATGATCACTCGTCGCTCGCTCGGCTACGCATACGTCAACTTCCAGCAACCGGCCGATGGTGAGTCATCGTCTCGTCACCTATGTCTCGGTcttcgttgtcgttgtcgtcgtccaCCGTGGTCGTCGTCGTAGTAATAGTCTTCCTAGCGTAGTAATCGAGCGTAGCGTTCCATTTCTCTCGTGTGACGATGACGGTGGTAGTGGTGGACAGTGATCAACGTGGTGACGCAACGTGGGCCCGTTCGTAATGGCCGCCCACTGCATGCCACACACGTGCCCTCCATTGCGCCCACCATGTTGGATCCACGTCCTCGCTCCGCCGCAATGGTGTTAACGGTTAAACGGATTCACCGTGGAGGGGGAGggatttttttcttactcttttcctcccccttcctctttcttttgccgtgcaatgagagagagagagagagagagagacccttAAGGAAGACTGAgttcaatgattttttttctttttttctgtctaACCTTTTGTTTCACTTGAAGATGAAATGCCACGGTTACACAATCGACAGATCTTCCACTGTACTCCTCCCTTCTCCGACCGGATTTGTCCCTTTAAATTCTATTCTTTCGTTTCGAGAATCCGAATCCTTTTCATCAGACGAAAGAAGTCGTTGCTGTTATTATCTGCTTCTTGGATGAATGAAAACAACTctgtaaaaggaaaaaatttagaaaagccGTGCGATCATATCTTATCAATATCGAGACTATGAGTTGCATAGTCCGCGCGCACGTGTTCGCAACatctgttttattttcaagCCGCTTGTTGCATAATATCTTACATATTTATTCTTCCTCTGGAATTTGAGGTATGTAGGACATGTGGATGTAAAGGTGAAAAAATATTGAGGATATTTGTTTTCTAGTTTAATTGATGTCAAAGCTATGGATGGCCAGATATGTCCGTTTTATCGAATTTTTTCAATGCTACAAGGAATGTtgattattagaaatttattctgATCTAatctcttaaatttattttaattctcattTATAGTTTTGTAGATCAGATTAGATAGAATTagagttggtttataatagctgATAATAGTCGTTActgtaagaaattggccaatcataatcgattattcttctataaatctaTTACGACTGGCTATTATCAgttattataaaccaacttttaTACTTTTGAAAATGCATTCTATTTGAACTCGCTCACAATATTCTCTGCttcatttatgttttattattatttagcgAATATATACAAGAACAAGTGATTTTCTGTTCTTTTTGGAGTGTGTTCACTTGATGCTTACAAAACTTGCGAGCGtcaaataaaacgtaaaactccaagaacagaaaaaatttgataaaatgtttctCTTTCCCTATGAAAGGAGAAGTGGAAAAGAACTTGAGAACTTCTGTAGAAagggaaagaataaaaatttgtaaatgccAATTGAAAGGAATTAATCTctttacaattacaatttaataaatgtattgtgaCTTATGCAAGTAGGAAAATGTGGCACCTCTATtgattctatatatatttcctattatatactttttctcaTATTTCCTTCAAAATCCAAGTCAGtaaacatattttgtaaaaaaaagagggaGGGGGCAATAAATTGTAGTTATGGAAATAAATCTACGAATGGAAAGTGAGcaaaacgtttttttcttgCGTAAGATGAAGAGCCACCTTCATCTGTTTGTGTAATTTTGAACTTgagaaaataataacttttttttcccttttttcccAAAATTTATCTGTCCTTTGTATAAAtctgtttacaaaaaaatttgtatatctttggtagtaaaattttgcaattgtatttcaaaaaacttataaCAATATGTACTTAAGCATAGCacttaaaagttatataacgATATTTTTCGTGAATATGATCACTTGCAAATcagtcaataataatttaaagataacaAATGATAACTGATAACAAAAGatagtttacattatttttttacgattcaTAGAATTCTTATCAGACGGTACGGAAATTTTTGTTATGAGAAAACcacagatatctatctaacaactagatcgctaccttcggctgaatagctgtgtccggcaggatatccggattcggccatcttacccaacaagaaaatggcgtctacgcgtagattaggttagtgcgtatgtgtttgacaggtTTGACAACTGAACCGGTTGACCGCTGAGTACCGTTGAGcatattaattgtgattatcgagtgtgttttttcgatatcgtgccATAATGCCAAGCAAGAGCGGCCATTTTGTTATAGGTAACATGActgaaaccggatatccttccTGCCTCAATACTGTCATATGTTAATGCCACAGGTTAAcgatctagtttagtatagatatctggAGAAAACGAATTCCTGGAAAATCATGATCGCTTtgtaactgtttttttttttttttttttttgtacttaattACTTATTGTGCTTTGCACTCGAGCGATAAGTGCGTCAGTCTAGAAGTCTGCGCGTTCTTGCGCGTATCAATTGCAAATTCTAagtgattaaaaaagaaactttttcttttattataaacgttacctaattgtataatgtttgattaaaaaatgtgcaTTAAGTTTTCGCAGGAGTATCTTTAGCTTAAAGTAGCAATGGCATGAGCAATTGTACACATATGAATTTACTTAATGATAAGAAATCTTTTCTTTCGCGATAAAAGTGGCGATAACAATCTTATTTGACTTTTAGAAGAACAACGTTAATACATTTGCGAATATTTATGTTTCAGCCGAACGCGCCCTTGATACCATGAATTTTGACATGATAAAGGGGCGGCCTATTCGGATCATGTGGTCCCAACGCGATCCCTCTCTACGCAAATCGGGCGTtggaaatgtatttattaagaaCCTAGACAAAAACATAGACAATAAAGCGATGTACGATACATTTTCCGCGTTCGGTAACATATTGAGTTGCAAGGTTGCACAAGACGAATCGGGCGGGTCGAAAGGTTATGGCTTTGTACATTTTGAAACGGAGGAAGCGGCCAACAAATCTATCGACAAGGTCAACGGGATGTTGCTCAACGGCAAAAAGGTAAAGCGCTCTTTATCTATTTCGGATCAAAGGTGCGATCTGCTCGATGACTCGAGCGCTTTGAAACTTTTTGATTGGTTCATTCAAACGAATCTACATTAGAGATGCGGATCCAAATGAACGACCGTTCTCCGAGCGGCCAAGTAGTAATTAAAGTCGATTGGTTCTTACCTTTGAATCCAGCCAATTGTCTTCAAATGCTACTCGACAAATTTTTTCACATCCCTCTTATATGAATcgtgtgctctctctctctctctctctctctctctctctctctctctctctctctctctctctctctctctcacacaggTGTACGTTGGCAAATTCATCCCGCGTAAGGAACGCGAGAAAGAGTTGGGCGAGAAGGCGAAACTCTTCACGAACGTCTATGTGAAAAACTTCGGCGAAGATATGACTGACGAGAAGCTGAAGGAGATGTTCGAGAAATACGGGACCATTACGAGCCACAGAGTGATGAGCAAGGACGATGGCAAGTCACGTGGTTTCGGATTTGTCGCGTTCGAGGACCCGGACGCTGCCGAGCAGGCGGTGATGGAATTGAACGGCAACGAGATCGCCGACGGCAAGTGCATGTATGTGGGGCGGGCTCAAAAGAAAGCCGAGCGCCAACAGGAGCTTAAACGGAAATTCGAGCAGATGAAGATCGAGCGGCTGAATCGATATCAAGGcgtaaatttatatgttaagaATCTAGACGATACGATCGACGATGAGCGTCTGCGTAAAGAATTCACGCCGTTCGGCACGATCACGTCCGCGAAGGTGATGATGGAGGAAGGACGTAGCAAGG contains these protein-coding regions:
- the LOC105198710 gene encoding polyadenylate-binding protein 4-like isoform X1; this translates as MNPGAPNYPMASLYVGDLHTDITEAMLFEKFSSAGPVLSIRVCRDMITRRSLGYAYVNFQQPADAERALDTMNFDMIKGRPIRIMWSQRDPSLRKSGVGNVFIKNLDKNIDNKAMYDTFSAFGNILSCKVAQDESGGSKGYGFVHFETEEAANKSIDKVNGMLLNGKKVYVGKFIPRKEREKELGEKAKLFTNVYVKNFGEDMTDEKLKEMFEKYGTITSHRVMSKDDGKSRGFGFVAFEDPDAAEQAVMELNGNEIADGKCMYVGRAQKKAERQQELKRKFEQMKIERLNRYQGVNLYVKNLDDTIDDERLRKEFTPFGTITSAKVMMEEGRSKGFGFVCFSQPEEATKAVTEMNGRIVGSKPLYVALAQRKEDRKAHLASQYMQRMANVRMQQMGQIFQPSNAGSYFVPTLPQPQRFYGPAQMAQIRATPRWPAQPNQVRPNAQTATSGFASMQAPFRAAPRAPSAAGALRNSMSARPITGQQAVGGANMQTRSMAGPAVGVSPGQSRPPNYKYTANMRNPPQAAMALSAPSGPSVQQAVHIQGQEPLTASMLAAAPPQEQKQMLGERLFPLIQCMYPQLTGKITGMLLEIDNSELLHMLEHSESLKAKVEEAVAVLQAHQAKQAVAPKKE